The following coding sequences are from one bacterium SCSIO 12741 window:
- the fahA gene encoding fumarylacetoacetase — protein sequence MLVSNDPHKKSWVEVAPGSDFPIQNLPFGIFSTDTRSKRVGVALGNQIIDLWELAQTGLLDNTGVAPDAYQNDFLNAFMQHGKGGTRQVRERLSELFTEGNTEIQDAGAVDKVLVAMADAEMHLPIRVGDYTDFYSSREHATNVGTMFRDPKNALMPNWLHIPVGYHGRASSIIPSGQAIHRPKGQQKPNDTDPPVFGPCKLLDFELEMAFFTYEGKPLGDSISTTEAEDYIFGMCLLNDWSARDIQKWEYVPLGPFLAKNFASSISPWIVTLDALEPFRCDTPEQDPKPLPYLEYEGQKSVDINLEVLLQPENGEEKRVGLSNYKYMYWNMNQQLAHHTVNGCDVKCGDLMGSGTISGPTPESYGSMLEITWKGTKPVTMHDGTERKFIQDKDTVIMRGWCDNGEGNRIGFGEVSTLVLPAK from the coding sequence ATGCTCGTTTCCAACGATCCCCATAAAAAAAGCTGGGTTGAAGTAGCTCCCGGCTCCGATTTCCCTATTCAGAATTTACCCTTCGGAATTTTCAGCACCGACACCAGAAGTAAGCGTGTTGGCGTAGCCCTGGGTAACCAAATCATCGATTTGTGGGAATTGGCTCAAACCGGACTTTTGGATAACACTGGAGTGGCTCCGGATGCTTACCAAAATGACTTTTTGAATGCCTTCATGCAGCACGGAAAGGGAGGAACTCGTCAAGTACGTGAGCGCCTTTCTGAATTGTTTACGGAAGGTAATACCGAAATTCAAGATGCCGGAGCAGTAGATAAGGTTTTGGTAGCCATGGCTGATGCCGAAATGCACCTTCCAATTCGCGTAGGTGACTACACAGACTTCTACTCTTCAAGAGAGCATGCTACCAACGTAGGAACCATGTTCCGCGATCCCAAGAATGCCTTGATGCCAAACTGGCTTCACATTCCTGTAGGATACCACGGAAGAGCGTCCTCCATTATTCCTTCCGGGCAAGCTATTCACCGCCCTAAAGGACAGCAAAAACCAAACGACACTGATCCTCCCGTTTTCGGACCTTGTAAGCTTTTGGATTTCGAATTGGAAATGGCCTTCTTCACTTATGAGGGTAAGCCACTTGGAGACTCAATTTCAACAACAGAGGCGGAAGACTACATCTTTGGAATGTGCCTTTTGAATGACTGGAGTGCTCGTGATATTCAGAAGTGGGAATACGTTCCACTCGGACCATTCCTGGCTAAAAACTTTGCGTCTTCTATTTCTCCATGGATTGTTACGCTGGATGCTTTGGAGCCTTTCCGTTGTGATACCCCTGAGCAAGATCCTAAGCCTCTTCCCTACCTGGAGTATGAAGGACAGAAAAGCGTGGATATCAACCTGGAAGTACTTCTTCAACCTGAGAACGGCGAAGAAAAAAGAGTGGGTCTATCGAACTACAAGTACATGTACTGGAACATGAATCAGCAATTGGCCCACCATACCGTTAACGGATGCGACGTTAAGTGTGGAGACTTGATGGGTTCAGGAACCATTTCTGGCCCTACTCCTGAGTCTTATGGATCGATGTTGGAAATCACCTGGAAAGGAACTAAGCCAGTTACCATGCACGATGGTACTGAGCGAAAGTTCATCCAAGATAAGGACACCGTGATCATGAGAGGTTGGTGTGACAATGGAGAAGGAAATCGCATTGGCTTCGGCGAGGTGAGCACTTTGGTGCTTCCAGCTAAGTAA
- a CDS encoding serine hydroxymethyltransferase, giving the protein MKDSVIFSLIKEEKERQKRGLELIASENFVSKQVMKAMGSVCTNKYAEGLPGKRYYGGCEVVDQIEDEARNRLKSLFNAEWCNVQPHSGAQANAAVMLACLKAGDAILGFDLSHGGHLTHGSPVNFSGKLYKPHFYGVNRETGMIDMDSVAEKAREVKPKMIIAGASAYSRDWDFKRFREIADEVGAILLADISHPAGLIARGILNDPLQHCHVVTTTTHKTLRGPRGGVIMVGKDFENPWGIKTPKGIVRKFSSLLDSGVFPGTQGGPLEHVIAAKAVAFGEALTDDYMDYVIQVSKNAKAMAKSFTDRGYHIISGGTDNHCMLIDLRNKDISGKGAEEALIKADITVNKNMVPFDDRSPFVTSGIRVGTPALTTRGLVEVDMERIVDYMDRVIMNPESDAIHTEIRNDINDWMEGFPLYQKIAVTSEV; this is encoded by the coding sequence ATGAAAGATTCCGTGATATTTTCCCTGATCAAAGAAGAAAAAGAAAGGCAAAAAAGAGGCCTTGAATTGATCGCTTCAGAAAACTTCGTTTCCAAACAGGTAATGAAGGCTATGGGTTCAGTATGTACCAATAAATATGCTGAGGGTCTACCAGGCAAACGTTACTACGGTGGCTGTGAGGTAGTGGATCAGATTGAAGATGAAGCTCGGAACCGCTTAAAGAGTTTGTTCAATGCCGAATGGTGCAATGTTCAGCCTCACTCGGGTGCTCAAGCCAATGCCGCTGTGATGTTGGCATGCCTAAAAGCAGGCGATGCTATTCTCGGATTTGATCTGTCACACGGAGGTCACCTCACCCATGGTTCTCCCGTGAACTTTTCGGGTAAGTTGTACAAACCTCATTTCTATGGTGTAAATCGTGAAACCGGAATGATCGACATGGACTCGGTGGCCGAAAAAGCCAGAGAGGTTAAGCCCAAAATGATTATTGCTGGTGCTTCCGCTTATTCGCGCGATTGGGATTTCAAACGATTCCGTGAAATTGCGGATGAAGTTGGAGCTATTCTATTAGCCGATATTTCTCACCCTGCTGGACTCATTGCTCGTGGAATTCTCAACGATCCACTTCAGCACTGTCATGTGGTGACTACCACAACCCACAAAACCCTTCGTGGTCCACGTGGTGGCGTGATCATGGTTGGAAAAGACTTTGAAAATCCATGGGGCATCAAAACCCCAAAAGGAATCGTCCGTAAGTTCAGCTCCTTACTCGACTCTGGTGTATTCCCTGGAACGCAAGGTGGTCCGTTGGAGCACGTTATCGCGGCCAAAGCAGTTGCGTTCGGAGAAGCCCTGACCGATGACTACATGGACTACGTTATTCAGGTTTCTAAAAACGCCAAAGCCATGGCCAAATCCTTTACGGATAGAGGTTATCACATCATTTCAGGCGGAACGGACAACCACTGTATGTTGATTGACTTAAGAAACAAAGACATTTCAGGTAAAGGTGCTGAAGAAGCGCTGATCAAAGCAGACATCACGGTAAACAAAAACATGGTTCCATTTGATGATCGTTCACCGTTTGTTACTTCTGGAATTCGAGTTGGAACTCCTGCCCTCACCACTCGTGGATTGGTAGAAGTCGATATGGAGCGCATCGTAGACTACATGGACCGAGTGATCATGAACCCGGAAAGCGACGCCATTCACACCGAGATTCGGAACGATATCAACGACTGGATGGAAGGTTTCCCTTTGTACCAGAAAATTGCGGTTACTTCTGAAGTTTAA
- a CDS encoding sulfotransferase — MQIPTSKKKFVLYSEPRTGSSFLSLWLNNHPEIRSHAEVFLRAQPGQDKFEFYCRNHALRKVLYRVFLNRFTVDMNPGLQKNLIRGYLDKMFNDPTFSYPYKEGEDKTHYYPNPRFVTEKWVGFKLMRVQMEFYPVLRDWLQQDDLSIIYLHRENPLKQLISWYQLEQSGQAHSTEKFQAPKVTVDTNQLIKDLHAHQQNHQRNLQLIHRQPHLILSYEELTGDSQKTAQRMGDFLGIDFSETPLPSLQKVGKKDWTDAVTNAAEIKDALSQVEFARYL, encoded by the coding sequence ATGCAAATACCCACTTCAAAAAAGAAGTTTGTTTTGTACTCAGAGCCCCGAACGGGTTCTTCTTTCTTGTCGTTGTGGTTGAACAATCACCCTGAAATTCGATCGCATGCCGAGGTATTTCTTCGGGCCCAACCGGGTCAGGATAAGTTTGAATTTTATTGCCGGAATCATGCCCTTAGAAAAGTTCTGTATCGGGTATTCCTAAATCGTTTTACGGTGGACATGAATCCTGGCCTACAGAAGAATCTAATCCGTGGCTACCTAGATAAAATGTTCAATGATCCCACGTTTTCTTACCCTTATAAAGAGGGAGAGGACAAAACTCATTATTACCCCAATCCTCGCTTCGTCACGGAAAAGTGGGTTGGCTTTAAACTGATGCGGGTCCAAATGGAATTTTACCCCGTTCTTCGGGATTGGCTTCAGCAGGACGATTTAAGCATCATTTACCTTCATCGGGAAAACCCACTCAAGCAATTGATTTCCTGGTACCAGTTGGAGCAATCAGGACAGGCTCATAGTACCGAGAAGTTTCAAGCTCCCAAGGTGACCGTGGATACCAACCAGCTGATCAAAGACTTGCACGCTCATCAGCAAAATCACCAGCGAAATCTACAGCTAATTCACCGGCAACCTCATTTGATATTGAGTTATGAAGAACTCACTGGAGACTCTCAAAAAACGGCTCAAAGAATGGGCGATTTCTTAGGAATTGACTTTTCTGAAACACCTCTTCCCTCGCTTCAAAAAGTGGGAAAAAAAGACTGGACGGATGCGGTGACCAATGCCGCTGAAATTAAGGATGCGTTAAGCCAGGTTGAATTCGCCAGGTATCTGTAA
- a CDS encoding sulfotransferase: MKKITRLTLPNLFIVGAPKCGTTSLCNYLRQHPQVFITEPKEPNFFNTDLLRKNRMSEQEYFQLFEKSASFPVRGEGTPLYLMSKEAPANLARFNPDAKVVISTRQPWALIVSAFYQNRSNTVETSASLVEALNLESERASWDYLPHDPEPVGRLLYRRMASLAEQIQEYQRHFPPEQIHIIQFDRFFDDVPAGLKELLEFLEVDDLSQEILPEVHNPASDNRFAGLAGLYRHPPAWLSASARRLMSDKTRSKIYTTLRGWNEKPVDKSEQDEAQEMLREFNNKQVSQLEELLSWNLTHWKLP, encoded by the coding sequence TTGAAAAAAATTACCCGGTTGACTCTCCCCAATCTTTTTATCGTTGGTGCTCCCAAATGCGGAACAACCTCCTTGTGTAATTACCTTCGACAACATCCTCAGGTTTTTATCACGGAGCCCAAGGAACCCAATTTTTTTAATACCGATCTGCTCCGGAAAAACCGTATGTCTGAGCAAGAGTATTTTCAACTGTTTGAAAAGTCAGCGTCCTTTCCAGTTCGTGGAGAAGGAACTCCGCTTTACTTGATGTCAAAGGAAGCACCGGCCAATTTAGCTCGATTCAACCCGGATGCTAAAGTAGTTATTTCCACCCGTCAGCCATGGGCCTTGATTGTTTCCGCATTTTACCAGAATAGGAGCAATACCGTAGAGACCAGTGCTTCCTTGGTAGAGGCCTTGAATTTGGAATCAGAGCGGGCTTCTTGGGACTACCTTCCTCATGACCCGGAGCCGGTAGGCCGTCTTTTGTATAGAAGAATGGCATCGTTGGCCGAGCAGATTCAGGAATACCAAAGGCATTTTCCACCCGAGCAAATTCACATCATCCAATTCGATCGATTTTTTGATGACGTTCCGGCCGGTTTAAAGGAACTCTTGGAATTTTTGGAAGTGGACGACCTTAGTCAGGAAATTCTACCAGAGGTTCATAACCCAGCCAGTGACAATCGGTTTGCTGGTTTAGCCGGATTGTATCGGCATCCTCCAGCTTGGTTGTCGGCATCGGCGCGTCGATTGATGAGTGATAAAACGCGTTCCAAAATTTATACTACTTTGCGTGGATGGAATGAAAAACCTGTGGACAAATCGGAGCAAGATGAAGCTCAGGAAATGCTGCGGGAATTCAATAACAAACAAGTGAGTCAATTGGAGGAATTATTGTCCTGGAATCTGACTCATTGGAAACTACCATGA
- a CDS encoding acyltransferase: MIGLLLRFLSHQADLFRSGCMKTYYRLKYPGLSIDGSSYLAPGVELVCVKGSLMVIRQSTLGKGSQIRTKREGRLELTDCEVGAYCTIEAMQSITIEKDTLIAERVTIRDQNHRFEEVGKNIAEQGFDVAPVLIKPNVWIGAEVVVLKGVEIASGTVVGAGSVVNRSLLEKAVYAGNPAQKVKELS; encoded by the coding sequence ATGATCGGATTATTGCTTCGATTTTTGTCGCATCAGGCGGACCTGTTTCGGTCGGGTTGCATGAAAACCTACTACCGACTCAAGTATCCCGGACTCTCCATTGATGGCTCGAGTTATCTGGCCCCAGGAGTGGAACTGGTTTGCGTGAAGGGATCGCTGATGGTTATTCGTCAAAGTACCTTGGGAAAAGGCAGTCAAATTCGAACCAAAAGAGAAGGCAGGCTTGAACTTACGGATTGTGAAGTTGGAGCGTACTGTACCATCGAAGCCATGCAATCCATCACCATTGAAAAAGATACCTTGATTGCCGAACGGGTAACTATTCGGGATCAAAACCACCGTTTTGAAGAGGTTGGAAAAAACATTGCCGAACAAGGATTTGATGTGGCGCCGGTCCTCATAAAACCCAACGTGTGGATAGGAGCTGAAGTGGTTGTTTTGAAAGGAGTAGAAATTGCTTCTGGAACCGTCGTCGGAGCGGGCTCCGTGGTCAATCGATCCTTGCTTGAAAAAGCGGTGTACGCTGGCAATCCTGCTCAAAAGGTTAAGGAGCTTTCATGA
- a CDS encoding glycosyltransferase, whose product MKRVLHVIDTLERGGAETLLATFLSHQDPKFNQILILSGENDFEEELSHFVIHNLRCENRTDLLKAPRKIGHAARAMEADIIHAHLFLSGLLCSQVRLGSMKLVCHLHNRISKSVFQEKPMYRHLEKLLYRRRHSQVFVSQSIREDYQALVGKPRRAEIITNCVSEEYFQTDRTVKPMGKNWVTVGSLKAQKNTLELVRRFKDLAPEGYQLTVVGGGPQESELKTLIREEKIENVELLGRQPVTPSFWKPYDVFVSLSQYEGFGIAAAEAFCSGLNLYLADIPTYREIFGEVATFLSLDNPSSLSEGIKHPVQMPEPEKAQALYERLSPGYFRSQIKTLYETLD is encoded by the coding sequence ATGAAACGAGTGCTCCATGTTATCGATACCTTGGAACGGGGAGGGGCAGAAACTCTTTTAGCCACCTTCCTAAGCCATCAGGATCCCAAGTTCAATCAGATTTTGATTTTGAGTGGTGAAAATGATTTTGAGGAAGAACTCTCTCATTTTGTTATTCATAATCTCCGTTGCGAAAACCGCACCGATCTGCTAAAAGCCCCTCGGAAAATTGGTCATGCAGCTCGAGCCATGGAGGCTGATATCATTCATGCCCATTTGTTTTTATCCGGGTTATTGTGCTCACAAGTTCGATTAGGTTCTATGAAACTCGTTTGCCATCTGCACAATCGGATTTCAAAAAGTGTTTTTCAGGAGAAACCCATGTATCGGCATCTGGAGAAACTGCTGTATAGACGCCGTCATTCCCAGGTTTTTGTTTCGCAGAGCATTCGCGAAGATTATCAAGCCTTGGTTGGGAAGCCACGTCGAGCAGAGATCATTACCAATTGTGTTTCCGAGGAATATTTTCAGACCGATCGCACGGTTAAACCCATGGGGAAAAACTGGGTGACGGTTGGAAGTTTGAAAGCCCAGAAGAATACATTGGAATTGGTACGTCGGTTTAAGGACCTTGCTCCAGAGGGTTATCAGTTGACCGTAGTTGGGGGAGGACCTCAAGAATCTGAATTGAAAACGCTGATTCGGGAGGAGAAAATTGAAAACGTTGAACTTTTGGGAAGGCAACCCGTCACTCCAAGCTTTTGGAAACCCTACGATGTGTTTGTGTCTTTGTCACAATACGAAGGATTTGGAATTGCAGCTGCCGAGGCATTTTGTTCGGGATTAAACCTGTATTTAGCAGATATTCCCACCTACCGAGAAATTTTTGGGGAGGTGGCCACTTTTCTTTCTTTGGACAATCCATCAAGTTTGTCCGAAGGAATAAAACACCCCGTTCAAATGCCCGAACCGGAGAAAGCACAAGCTTTATACGAACGATTGAGTCCGGGGTATTTTCGAAGTCAAATTAAAACCCTTTATGAAACCCTTGATTAA
- a CDS encoding glycosyltransferase, with the protein MKPLINVLYITYDGLLDPLGQSQVLPYLKGLYREGYRFHIISFEKKTPTPEDFQRLFGDAKDWNWHWMEYHKSIPIWSQYSMLNKMLRKAKTVASDNALEIVHCRSYFPAWVGHKLQRELGLKFVFDMRGFWADERIEGGIWNANNPLYSWAYRYFKKKESQWFEQCDALISLTETGKSIIANQWNVPATKITVIPCCADLNLFSAERGDSKEYDLGYVGSIGTWYMLEEMVQFFSRYRSQNPNAKMLFLTPENPEVIEEQLSRNSIPLSSVDIRKVPHREVPHWLNKCRYGIYFIRPTFSKKASFPTKLAEYLGLRIPVVTNTGIGDMDQWVQDYKIGILVDDFSKSAMDQVVGGLKDYQYPEAGWEQACQKLDLETGISQYAEVYRKLLV; encoded by the coding sequence ATGAAACCCTTGATTAACGTCCTCTACATCACCTACGACGGGTTGTTGGACCCATTGGGGCAATCACAGGTTTTGCCCTATCTGAAAGGGTTGTATCGGGAAGGCTACAGGTTTCACATCATCTCCTTTGAAAAAAAGACTCCGACACCTGAAGATTTTCAAAGGCTTTTTGGAGATGCTAAGGATTGGAACTGGCATTGGATGGAGTACCACAAATCCATTCCCATTTGGTCGCAATACAGCATGTTGAACAAAATGCTTCGTAAGGCCAAGACTGTGGCTTCAGATAATGCCTTGGAAATCGTTCATTGTAGAAGTTATTTTCCAGCTTGGGTTGGGCATAAACTTCAGCGCGAATTGGGTTTGAAATTTGTTTTTGATATGCGTGGCTTTTGGGCCGATGAGCGCATTGAAGGTGGAATTTGGAACGCGAATAATCCGCTCTATTCTTGGGCCTACCGCTACTTTAAGAAAAAAGAGAGTCAATGGTTTGAGCAGTGTGATGCATTAATCTCATTGACCGAAACCGGCAAGAGTATTATTGCTAATCAATGGAATGTACCGGCCACAAAAATTACCGTCATACCCTGTTGTGCTGACTTGAATCTTTTTTCAGCGGAAAGAGGAGACTCGAAAGAATACGATTTGGGGTACGTAGGTAGTATCGGGACCTGGTACATGCTCGAGGAAATGGTGCAATTCTTTAGCCGCTATCGAAGCCAGAATCCGAACGCCAAAATGCTTTTTTTGACGCCCGAGAATCCCGAAGTTATTGAAGAACAATTGTCGCGAAATTCCATTCCATTGTCATCCGTCGATATTCGTAAGGTGCCACATCGTGAGGTACCTCATTGGCTGAATAAATGCCGATATGGAATCTATTTTATTCGCCCCACCTTTTCCAAAAAAGCGTCCTTCCCAACCAAATTAGCCGAATACCTCGGACTTCGTATTCCGGTGGTGACCAATACGGGCATAGGAGATATGGACCAATGGGTGCAGGATTATAAAATTGGTATTCTGGTTGATGACTTTAGTAAATCTGCTATGGATCAGGTCGTTGGCGGCTTGAAAGATTACCAATATCCCGAGGCCGGATGGGAGCAGGCTTGCCAAAAACTTGACTTGGAAACAGGAATATCCCAATATGCGGAAGTATACCGAAAGCTACTGGTATAA
- the pseB gene encoding UDP-N-acetylglucosamine 4,6-dehydratase (inverting), producing MDLKDKSILITGGTGSLGKCLVDMLLERYPDLGRLIIFSRDELKQFEMAQRYPMDKYPQMRYFLGDIRDRDRLIRAFQGVDYVIHAAALKQVPAAEYNPMEFVKTNVLGAENIIEAALSTNVKRIVALSTDKAAAPINLYGATKLASDKLFVAANNIRGWRDLRFSVVRYGNVMGSRGSVIPFFLKKRAEGVLPITDPEMTRFNITLQEGAELVLYALEEAWGGEIFVPKIPSFRITDLAQAIGPECEHPVVGIRPGEKIHEEMITPSDSYTTVDLGKYYAILPTLTNWDIKEYQEATQYKEVEKGFTYNSGTNDEWLTVEQLREMIDTYVAPGELTKSNA from the coding sequence ATGGATCTGAAAGACAAATCGATATTGATTACCGGTGGTACCGGTTCCCTGGGTAAGTGTTTGGTTGATATGTTGCTGGAAAGGTATCCAGACTTAGGGCGTTTGATCATTTTTTCGAGAGATGAGCTGAAGCAATTTGAAATGGCGCAGCGTTACCCGATGGATAAGTATCCGCAAATGCGCTACTTCTTAGGAGATATTCGCGATCGTGATCGATTGATTCGAGCCTTTCAGGGAGTAGATTATGTGATTCATGCGGCCGCATTGAAACAAGTTCCAGCAGCGGAATACAATCCGATGGAGTTTGTAAAAACCAATGTACTGGGAGCAGAAAATATTATTGAGGCAGCCTTGAGCACCAATGTGAAGCGCATTGTAGCCTTGTCTACCGATAAAGCGGCAGCCCCGATCAATTTGTACGGAGCTACCAAGCTGGCTTCTGACAAGTTGTTTGTGGCGGCCAATAACATTCGAGGTTGGAGAGATTTACGTTTTTCTGTGGTTCGCTACGGAAATGTAATGGGTTCCAGAGGTTCGGTGATTCCATTCTTTTTGAAGAAAAGAGCGGAAGGTGTTTTGCCGATTACAGATCCTGAAATGACCCGATTCAATATCACTTTGCAAGAGGGTGCCGAATTGGTTCTATATGCGCTCGAAGAAGCCTGGGGTGGAGAAATATTTGTTCCCAAAATTCCATCCTTCCGCATTACCGATTTGGCCCAAGCCATCGGACCTGAGTGCGAACATCCGGTAGTCGGAATTCGCCCGGGTGAAAAAATTCATGAAGAAATGATCACGCCTTCTGATTCCTACACCACGGTGGACTTAGGTAAGTATTATGCGATTTTACCTACGTTGACCAATTGGGATATCAAGGAATATCAGGAAGCTACTCAATACAAGGAAGTCGAAAAAGGATTTACCTACAACTCCGGAACCAATGATGAATGGTTGACCGTGGAGCAATTGCGTGAAATGATTGACACCTACGTGGCTCCTGGAGAACTGACCAAGAGTAACGCTTAG
- a CDS encoding class I SAM-dependent methyltransferase, with protein MNIHLFRIKQLVKKMIGRQATSPKDFLLEALPKGSVGAEIGTWKGAFADRMLTIVEPSKLFLIDPYQYIESYENAWYGKPIGSQSNMDEIYDFVAARFAGPITKGQVEMLRMTSDKALEKFENESLDWVYIDGDHSYEFVKRDLDHFYAKVKVGGWITGDDYQDGNWWSDGVRRAVNEFVEEKGELLELQEIKENQFRIKKIG; from the coding sequence ATGAATATTCACTTATTCAGGATTAAGCAACTTGTCAAAAAGATGATTGGTCGCCAAGCAACAAGCCCAAAGGATTTTCTTTTGGAGGCCTTGCCCAAAGGATCTGTTGGAGCCGAGATTGGTACCTGGAAAGGAGCTTTTGCCGATCGAATGCTGACCATTGTTGAGCCCTCTAAATTGTTTTTAATCGATCCATACCAATACATAGAGAGCTATGAAAACGCCTGGTATGGCAAGCCCATTGGATCTCAATCCAACATGGATGAGATTTACGATTTTGTAGCAGCTCGATTTGCCGGGCCCATTACCAAAGGGCAGGTGGAAATGCTTCGAATGACCTCGGACAAAGCGCTGGAAAAGTTTGAAAATGAATCCCTGGACTGGGTTTACATCGACGGTGATCATTCCTATGAATTTGTTAAACGAGATTTAGATCATTTCTACGCTAAGGTTAAAGTGGGTGGTTGGATCACCGGGGATGATTACCAGGATGGAAACTGGTGGTCGGATGGAGTTCGAAGGGCCGTGAACGAATTTGTAGAAGAGAAGGGAGAGCTTCTTGAGCTTCAGGAAATAAAAGAGAATCAATTCAGAATCAAAAAAATTGGATAG
- a CDS encoding N-acetylneuraminate synthase family protein, whose product MKNPAYTLLEVANTHGGDPEKVIQLIQEFEDVQENVGIKFQVLKDDRIALPDYSWFDVYTKLCFSEEDWGRLITEAQKTKEVWLDLFDSYGTEILGKYLDQITGIKLQASVLQNLEIRKGLQQLDVSSLKLILNVAAMEEDEVESILQAFEGQFGFKEIILQVGFQAYPTELADSGLGKIPKLQDLTGKTIAFADHVDAQSEDAVWLPVMAAMQGAGIVEKHIRSSHYEPEYDGFSSVGKTQILKIREQLGRYGHLLQEPFINEREQNYLKTTLQIPVLENSKDSGDLVDLDRDLKYRRTGQEGISRKDIQEHQAKGEILAKDLDADSTLSNDVWRKAKVGVIVACRLKSSRLKRKAVEKIGQWPSVEYCLKNALRFKGVDEVVLATSTADEDAELENHTYSDEVHFFKGHPDDVIQRFLDAAEQHSIDVIIRVTADMPYISDEILQPLLKKHFETGADYTVGKDAAVGTNLEIINTSALKRVRKHFPFAEYSEYMTWYFQNNPEHFNLQFVELPADLVRHYRLTLDYPEDLDMFNAIEERFAEHPEFSLRELIDFLDRTPEVAQINAHCALVYKTDQSLIDTLNQKTRISVHE is encoded by the coding sequence ATGAAAAATCCGGCTTACACGCTGCTGGAAGTAGCCAATACGCACGGGGGAGATCCCGAAAAAGTAATCCAGCTCATTCAGGAATTCGAAGATGTTCAGGAAAACGTGGGCATCAAGTTTCAGGTACTTAAGGACGATCGTATCGCCCTACCTGATTATTCCTGGTTTGACGTCTACACCAAGTTGTGTTTCTCCGAAGAAGATTGGGGAAGGCTGATAACCGAAGCCCAGAAAACCAAAGAAGTTTGGTTAGATCTGTTCGACAGCTATGGTACCGAAATTCTGGGAAAGTACCTGGATCAAATTACCGGCATTAAATTGCAGGCATCCGTGCTTCAAAATCTGGAAATTAGAAAAGGATTGCAACAGTTGGATGTTTCTTCCCTGAAGCTGATTCTCAATGTGGCTGCCATGGAAGAAGACGAGGTAGAGTCCATTTTACAGGCCTTTGAAGGTCAATTTGGGTTTAAGGAAATCATCCTACAAGTTGGTTTTCAGGCCTATCCTACAGAATTGGCTGACTCAGGCTTGGGAAAGATTCCTAAACTTCAAGATTTGACAGGTAAAACTATTGCCTTCGCCGACCATGTAGATGCGCAGTCAGAAGACGCCGTTTGGTTGCCCGTAATGGCTGCTATGCAAGGTGCAGGAATCGTAGAAAAACACATTAGAAGTTCCCATTACGAACCCGAGTACGATGGATTCTCATCCGTAGGAAAAACTCAGATTCTGAAAATCAGAGAGCAACTTGGACGTTATGGACACTTACTTCAGGAGCCCTTTATTAATGAGCGGGAGCAGAATTACCTGAAGACCACCCTTCAGATTCCTGTATTGGAAAACAGCAAAGATTCAGGAGATTTAGTTGACTTGGATCGCGATTTGAAATACCGCCGAACCGGCCAAGAAGGAATTTCCAGAAAAGACATTCAAGAGCACCAGGCCAAGGGAGAAATACTGGCTAAAGATTTGGACGCCGACAGTACCCTAAGCAACGACGTGTGGAGAAAAGCTAAAGTGGGGGTGATTGTAGCTTGTCGATTGAAATCATCTCGCTTGAAAAGAAAGGCAGTTGAGAAGATTGGTCAGTGGCCATCCGTAGAATACTGCCTAAAAAATGCCTTGCGATTCAAGGGCGTAGATGAAGTTGTGTTGGCAACCTCCACCGCTGATGAAGATGCCGAGCTCGAGAATCATACCTACTCTGATGAAGTTCATTTTTTTAAGGGCCATCCTGACGATGTGATTCAACGATTTTTGGATGCTGCCGAGCAACATAGCATTGACGTAATCATCCGGGTTACCGCCGATATGCCGTATATCTCTGATGAGATTTTGCAACCCTTGCTCAAAAAGCATTTTGAAACCGGCGCTGATTATACCGTAGGGAAAGATGCGGCAGTAGGAACCAATTTAGAGATTATCAATACCAGTGCATTGAAGAGGGTGAGAAAACACTTCCCATTTGCCGAGTATTCCGAATACATGACCTGGTATTTTCAGAATAACCCCGAACACTTTAATCTTCAATTCGTAGAGTTACCTGCCGATTTGGTAAGGCATTACCGACTCACTCTGGATTATCCGGAAGATTTGGACATGTTTAACGCCATTGAAGAGCGTTTTGCTGAGCATCCTGAGTTTTCCTTGCGGGAATTAATTGACTTCTTGGATCGAACACCAGAAGTTGCTCAAATCAATGCTCACTGCGCTTTGGTTTATAAAACCGATCAGAGTTTGATCGATACCCTCAATCAAAAAACGCGTATTTCGGTTCATGAATAA